The Candidatus Methanoperedens sp. DNA window CTTTTTTAATACTTCAAAATCCTGTTTTTCTATGTCATATCCTTCAATCGACTTTATAATTGGAATTAAAAGGTCTTCACCCTCTGATTTTATCTTCAGGTTCTTATCAATGGCGCCAAGCTCGATGAGCTTTTGCCTTGTATCCTCGCCTGCCTTTTTGGATACTCTGATGCACAGGGATTCCATGTTGCCTAGATATATTCGCCTGAAAAAATCGTTTCAAGCAGCAAAATAGTCATTACTATCCCTATAAGGATTGCAATATATCCAAGTATAATGCCTATTGTAAGACCCGTATCTTTTAATTGTTGGTTTATTTCCATCAGTTAATTTAAGTCCACATGAAGTTTATAGCTTTCCATGGCAAGACTTACAAATAAAGCTCACGTATAATGGGTTATGCTCACGTTTATCGGGCTTGGATTATACGATGAAAAAGACATAACCGTGAAAGGACTTGAAGCTGTAAAGAAAGCCGATATCATATATGCTGAATTCTACACCTCACACCTTTTCGGTACGAACATGGAAAAAATGCAAAATTTCTATGGCAGGGAAGTGATTGTGCTTACAAGGGAGGAGGTTGAACAGAATCCCGTGTGGCTATCCCTGGCAAAAGAAAAAAACGTAGTATTCCTGAGCGGGGGGGATGCTATGGTAGCTACAACGCACATAGACCTGCGCCTTCGTGCTAAAGATATGGGTATAGATACGGCAATTATCCATGCCCCATCGATTTCATCCGCAGTGTGTGGATTGAGTGGACTGCAGAATTACAGGTTCGGTAAATCCGCCACCATCCCGTTCCCGTATATCCGCAATAATAAACCTGTCATATCCGAGGCTCCATACGACACCATTAAAATGAACAAGAAAAATGACCTGCACACGCTTATTTTTCTTGATATTGACAGGGATAAGAAGTTCATGGACATACGGAATGCCGCTTTGCTACTGTTAGAAATGGAAGGACGACGGGGCGAAGGCGTGCTTGTAAATACGCTTGCGGTCGGTATTTCAAGAGCCGGCTCGGACTCACCATCTGTTCATGCCGATTATCTTGAAAGATTAAGAGATTATGATTTTGGGGGTCCGCTGCACGTTCTGGTAATCCCGGCTCAACTCCATTTCATAGAAGCAGAAGCGCTTGTTAAATTGTGCGGCGCTCCTTCGGAGATTGTCTAAGACCGCGTATTTATACGGGGATTAATTAATAACTATTTCAGCTTTCTTTTTTCTTTGGCTAACTTCTTCTTGGCCTCACCGCTTCCGGACGATGCCATTTTTTCAAGTTCTGCTATCTTTTCCTTGCGTTCACGCTCTCTCTTTTCCATAATCTTTTTAGACATTGCCATGGTCTATATTTATGACAGTTAGACTATTTAAATTAATCCCATTGTTTGCATACAAAAGAGGTGCAATCAAAGGTCATGGCTTTTTCATTTTATGAGACCAGAGCCAGTAAATAAGAACTACCAATATCACAAATGCAGCGCCGTAGAACAGAGGATTACTTATGATATTTATCCCTCCCCCGGCTGTTTGAACAACAGTCGGGGTAGCGCTGACGGTTTGTACGGGCGTTGGAATAACGGGAGAAGGTGTCGGGGTTGTGGGTACTTCTGTGGGTTTGGGTTTTTCAATTGTTGTGGAAGGTGTCCTGTATACATGCCACGTATCACCCGCCGCAGCATAGATATAATCACCCGGCGGATGGATAACTATAGCGCTCTTATCCGCAGTACCTGCAATCGAAAAGCGGTTGTCAACCTTTGGTGCATAAGGATTGCTGACATTGAGCAAATCTAATGAAACTGTCCCATCCGACCGTGCAAGGTAGACATCGTTTCCATATACTGCTATATTATGTGCCTCCATCCCGGGGGAATGAAATAATTGTGTCGGATTTGCCGGGTCGGATACGTTGATTATATAGAACCCCTGTCTATTAGCTCCGTTTAAGAAGGCATAATTCCCGGAAACCGCAATCGATGTACCACCCCATCCCGTAGTATGCCAGCAGACCGTTCCAGGGGAATAAGCGTAGTTTGAACAGGATTCACTGACATTGGACTTCACGACATAGAACACATCCACAAGTTCGGGATTCATTCTGTCTGTTAAATCAAAGATGAGCATTCCATTATTTGCATCGGCAACATACATGTATTTGCCTGATACAGCCACATCGTTTGCAGCATCGGAATAGCCGATCTGGTACATTTTTTTTGGTTTTTCCGGATCGCTTATGTTGAGCACATATATCCATCCCGGGCCTGCGGCAACATAAAGCTGGTTTTCCGAAATCGATAGACCATACGCCTTGCCGGGATAGTTGATATCTGTAAATGTGCTGACGAGTTTGGGTCTTTCGGGGTCGCTTGTATTGTATATCAGAAGCGAATTACCATCTGCTATATACAGGACGTTATTAAAGAATTCGGCATCGTGCGGGTCGGTGGTTGTGAATGAGGCTACTTCTGTCTGGTTTTTCAGGTCAGGCGCAGCTCCGGTTAATCCCATTGTGAGGGATGATATTATTATTAATAGAAAGAATCCCCTGGCTGTCATTATTATATTTAGGAGTCCGATATTATTTAAATTTTTCTAATTGATTCTACAATAGTGTCGAGCCGCTTGGGCGTGTCAGAGAGTAAGGGAGAGCAGCGAAAGTTCCATGGAAATTGAATCTACCGGATAAGTTCCACCGGTATTTTTCCACTGTGCACAGCCGTAGCCACAAGCGCGCCGCTTGCCCCTATTTTTTCCAGAGCATGGATGTCATCCATATCCCTCACTCCGCCCCCGACCAGGATATTGTGGGAAGACAAACCAACTATATTTCGTAAAAAATCCGCATCAACCCCGGCGCCTGTCCCGACTTTGTTTAAATCCAGCATGATAATATCCTTGAGGTCGTATTTATCCAATATTTTTACAAGTTTTTCAGGCTCAAGGTCCATTTTCCTGTCCTTTGTCAGCACCCTGCCATTTTTTATGTCTATGCTCACACTGACCCTGTCATGGAATCGTCCGGCTGCTTCTTTTATTAAGTCAAAAGATGCGGTTTCAGTGCCCAGGATTACAGTATCCGCAATCCCGATACATTTTTCAACATCGCTCATATCTTCCGCGCCTATATCCACCATCGTTTTTGTCTCTGAGGATATTTTCTCAATAAGCTCAAAATTATCCCCCAGATGCTGCAATCTATCAAGGTCTGCGATATAAACCTCCCGTGGCATAAGCACAGAGATTATATCCATCGGTGCCGATGAAGCGCATATCGTGCTGTTCTTTATTGGCTCGTACGTTGCCCTCTCGCCCCTGACCGCATGGACTGCATCGCCATTACGTATGTCCAGAACGAAAATGATTCGAAACATAAATGTATAAGCGTGATTATCTGGTT harbors:
- the dph5 gene encoding diphthine synthase, yielding MLTFIGLGLYDEKDITVKGLEAVKKADIIYAEFYTSHLFGTNMEKMQNFYGREVIVLTREEVEQNPVWLSLAKEKNVVFLSGGDAMVATTHIDLRLRAKDMGIDTAIIHAPSISSAVCGLSGLQNYRFGKSATIPFPYIRNNKPVISEAPYDTIKMNKKNDLHTLIFLDIDRDKKFMDIRNAALLLLEMEGRRGEGVLVNTLAVGISRAGSDSPSVHADYLERLRDYDFGGPLHVLVIPAQLHFIEAEALVKLCGAPSEIV
- a CDS encoding HisA/HisF-related TIM barrel protein, which encodes MFRIIFVLDIRNGDAVHAVRGERATYEPIKNSTICASSAPMDIISVLMPREVYIADLDRLQHLGDNFELIEKISSETKTMVDIGAEDMSDVEKCIGIADTVILGTETASFDLIKEAAGRFHDRVSVSIDIKNGRVLTKDRKMDLEPEKLVKILDKYDLKDIIMLDLNKVGTGAGVDADFLRNIVGLSSHNILVGGGVRDMDDIHALEKIGASGALVATAVHSGKIPVELIR